A genome region from Canis lupus dingo isolate Sandy chromosome 7, ASM325472v2, whole genome shotgun sequence includes the following:
- the HNRNPU gene encoding heterogeneous nuclear ribonucleoprotein U isoform X2 — translation MSSSPVNVKKLKVSELKEELKKRRLSDKGLKAELMERLQAALDDEEAGGRPAMEPGNGSLDLGGDSAGRSGAGLEQEAAAGGDEEEEEEEEEEEGIAALDGDQMELGEENGAAGAADAGPMEEEEAASEDENGDDQGFQEGEDELGDEEEGAGDENGHGEQQPQPPATPQQQPPQQRGAAKEAAGKSSGPTSLFAVTVAPPGARQGQQQAGGDGKTEQKGGDKKRGVKRPREDHGRGYFEYIEENKYSRAKSPQPPVEEEDEHFDDTVVCLDTYNCDLHFKISRDRLSASSLTMESFAFLWAGGRASYGVSKGKVCFEMKVTEKIPVRHLYTKDIDIHEVRIGWSLTTSGMLLGEEEFSYGYSLKGIKTCNCETEDYGEKFDENDVITCFANFESDEVELSYAKNGQDLGVAFKISKEILAGRPLFPHVLCHNCAVEFNFGQKEKPYFPIPEDYTFIQNVPLEDRVRGPKGPEEKKDCEVVMMIGLPGAGKTTWVTKHAAENPGKYNILGTNTIMDKMMVAGFKKQMADTGKLNTLLQRAPQCLGKFIEIAARKKRNFILDQTNVSAAAQRRKMCLFAGFQRKAVVVCPKDEDYKQRTQKKAEVEGKDLPEHAVLKMKGNFTLPEVAECFDEITYVELQKEEAQKLLEQYKEESKKALPPEKKQNTGSKKSNKNKSGKNQFNRGGGHRGRGGFNMRGGTFRGGAPGNRGGYNRRGNMPQRGGGGGGSGGIGYPYPRGPVFPSRGGYSNRGNYNRGGMPNRGNYNQNFRGRGNNRGYKNQSQGYNQWQQGQFWGQKPWSQHYHQGYY, via the exons ATGAGTTCCTCGCCTGTTAATGTAAAAAAGCTGAAGGTCTCGGAGCTGAAAGAGGAGCTCAAGAAGCGGCGCCTTTCCGACAAGGGCCTCAAGGCCGAGCTCATGGAGCGCCTCCAGGCCGCGCTGGACGACGAGGAGGCCGGGGGCCGCCCCGCCATGGAGCCCGGGAACGGCAGCCTAGACCTGGGCGGGGATTCCGCCGGGCGCTCGGGAGCAGGCCTCGAGCAGGAGGCCGCGGCCGGCGgcgacgaggaggaggaggaggaggaagaggaggaggaagggatcGCCGCCCTGGATGGCGACCAGATGGAGCTAGGAGAGGAGaacggggccgcgggggcggccGACGCGGGCccgatggaggaggaggaggccgccTCGGAGGACGAGAACGGCGACGATCAGGGCTTCCAGGAAGGGGAGGATGAGCTCGGCGACGAGGAGGAAGGCGCGGGCGACGAGAACGGGCACGGGGAGCAGCAGCCTCAACCGCCGGCGACGCCGCAACAGCAGCCGCCACAGCAGCGCGGGGCCGCCAAGGAGGCCGCGGGGAAGAGCAGCGGCCCCACCTCGCTGTTCGCGGTGACGGTGGCGCCGCCCGGGGCGAGGCAGGGCCAGCAGCAGGCGGGAG GAGACGGCAAAACAGAGCAGAAGGGCGGAGATAAAAAGAGAGGGGTGAAAAGACCTCGAGAAGATCATGGCCGTGGATATTTTGAGTACATTGAAGAGAACAAGTATAGCAG AGCCAAATCTCCTCAGCCACCTGTTGAAGAAGAAGATGAGCACTTCGATGACACAGTGGTTTGTCTTGATACTT ATAATTgtgatctacattttaaaatatcaagagaCCGCCTCAGTGCTTCTTCCCTCACTATGgagagttttgcttttctttgggcTGGAGGAAGGGCATCTTATGGTGTGTCAAAAGGCAAAGTCTGTTTTGAGATGAAG GTTACAGAGAAGATCCCAGTAAGGCATTTATATACAAAAGATATTGACATACATGAAGTTCGGATTGGCTGGTCACTAACCACAAGTGGAATGTTGCTTG gtgAAGAAGAATTTTCTTATGGGTATTCtcttaaaggaataaaaacatgCAATTGTGAGACTGAAGATTATGGAGAGAAATTTGATGAAAATGATGTGATTACATGTTTTGCT AACTTTGAAAGTGATGAAGTAGAACTCTCCTATGCAAAGAATGGACAGGATCTTGGTGTTGCCTtcaaaatcagtaaggaaattCTTGCTGGAAGGCCACTCTTCCCGCATGTTCTCTGCCACAACTGTGCAGTTGAATTTAATTTTGGTCAGAAGGAAAAGCCATATTTTCCAATACCGGAAGATTATACTTTTATCCAGAATGTCCCCTTAGAGGATCGAGTTAGAGGACCAAAGGGGCCTGAAGAGAAGAAAGATTGTGag GTGGTTATGATGATTGGCTTGCCTGGAGCTGGGAAAACCACCTGGGTTACTAAACATGCAGCAGAAAATCCTGGTAAATACAACATTCTTGGAACAAACACCATAATGGATAAGATGATG gTGGCGGGGTTTAAGAAGCAGATGGCTGATACTGGAAAATTGAACACACTGTTGCAGAGAGCTCCCCAGTGTCTTGGGAAGTTTATTGAGATTGCTGCCCGCAAGAAACGAAATTTCATTCTGGATCAG ACAAATGTGTCTGCTGCTGCCCAGAGGAGAAAAATGTGCCTGTTTGCAGGCTTCCAACGAAAAGCTGTTGTAGTTTGCCCGAAAGATGAAGACTACAAGCAAAGAACGCAGAAGAAGGCAGAAGTAGAGGGCAAAGACCTACCAGAACACGCGGTCCTCAAAATGAAAG GAAACTTCACGCTGCCAGAGGTAGCCGAGTGCTTTGATGAAATAACCTATGTTGAACTGCAAAAGGAGGAAGCCCAGAAACTTTTGGAGCAATACAAGGAGGAAAGCAAAAAGGCTCTCCcaccagaaaagaaacagaacactGGTTCAAAGAAGAGCAATAAAAACAAGAGTGGCAAGAACCAGTTCAACAGGGGTGGCGGCCACAGAGGCCGTGGTGGCTTCAACATGCGCGGCGGCACCTTCCGAGGAGGAG CTCCTGGGAATCGTGGTGGATATAATAGGAGGGGCAACATGCCTCAGAGAGGTGGTGGCGGCGGTGGCAGTGGCGGGATTGGCTATCCGTACCCTCGGGGCCCTGTGTTTCCCAGCCGAGGAGGTTATTCAAACAGAGGGAACTACAACAGAGGTGGAATGCCTAACAGAGGGAACTACAACCAG AACTTCAGAGGACGAGGAAACAATCGTGGCTACAAAAATCAATCTCAGGGCTACAACCAGTGGCAGCAGGGT CAATTCTGGGGTCAGAAGCCATGGAGTCAGCATTATCACCAAGGATATTATTGA
- the LOC112648767 gene encoding cytochrome c oxidase assembly protein COX20, mitochondrial isoform X3, with translation MAVTPEPGEPTKGKPFKLLGILDVENIPCARDSVLYGSLGSVVAGLGHFLLTRLEDHVTLE, from the exons ATGGCCGTCACGCCGGAGCCCGGCGAGCCCACCAAGGGGAAG CCCTTTAAGCTCCTAGGAATTTTAGATGTTGAAAACATTCCCTGTGCACGGGATTCGGTATTGTATGGTTCGTTAGGATCGGTTGTGGCTGGCCTTGGACATTTTTTGCTAACTA GATTAGAAGATCATGTGACGTTGGAGTAG
- the HNRNPU gene encoding heterogeneous nuclear ribonucleoprotein U isoform X1, which translates to MSSSPVNVKKLKVSELKEELKKRRLSDKGLKAELMERLQAALDDEEAGGRPAMEPGNGSLDLGGDSAGRSGAGLEQEAAAGGDEEEEEEEEEEEGIAALDGDQMELGEENGAAGAADAGPMEEEEAASEDENGDDQGFQEGEDELGDEEEGAGDENGHGEQQPQPPATPQQQPPQQRGAAKEAAGKSSGPTSLFAVTVAPPGARQGQQQAGGKKKAEGGGGGGRPGAPAAGDGKTEQKGGDKKRGVKRPREDHGRGYFEYIEENKYSRAKSPQPPVEEEDEHFDDTVVCLDTYNCDLHFKISRDRLSASSLTMESFAFLWAGGRASYGVSKGKVCFEMKVTEKIPVRHLYTKDIDIHEVRIGWSLTTSGMLLGEEEFSYGYSLKGIKTCNCETEDYGEKFDENDVITCFANFESDEVELSYAKNGQDLGVAFKISKEILAGRPLFPHVLCHNCAVEFNFGQKEKPYFPIPEDYTFIQNVPLEDRVRGPKGPEEKKDCEVVMMIGLPGAGKTTWVTKHAAENPGKYNILGTNTIMDKMMVAGFKKQMADTGKLNTLLQRAPQCLGKFIEIAARKKRNFILDQTNVSAAAQRRKMCLFAGFQRKAVVVCPKDEDYKQRTQKKAEVEGKDLPEHAVLKMKGNFTLPEVAECFDEITYVELQKEEAQKLLEQYKEESKKALPPEKKQNTGSKKSNKNKSGKNQFNRGGGHRGRGGFNMRGGTFRGGAPGNRGGYNRRGNMPQRGGGGGGSGGIGYPYPRGPVFPSRGGYSNRGNYNRGGMPNRGNYNQNFRGRGNNRGYKNQSQGYNQWQQGQFWGQKPWSQHYHQGYY; encoded by the exons ATGAGTTCCTCGCCTGTTAATGTAAAAAAGCTGAAGGTCTCGGAGCTGAAAGAGGAGCTCAAGAAGCGGCGCCTTTCCGACAAGGGCCTCAAGGCCGAGCTCATGGAGCGCCTCCAGGCCGCGCTGGACGACGAGGAGGCCGGGGGCCGCCCCGCCATGGAGCCCGGGAACGGCAGCCTAGACCTGGGCGGGGATTCCGCCGGGCGCTCGGGAGCAGGCCTCGAGCAGGAGGCCGCGGCCGGCGgcgacgaggaggaggaggaggaggaagaggaggaggaagggatcGCCGCCCTGGATGGCGACCAGATGGAGCTAGGAGAGGAGaacggggccgcgggggcggccGACGCGGGCccgatggaggaggaggaggccgccTCGGAGGACGAGAACGGCGACGATCAGGGCTTCCAGGAAGGGGAGGATGAGCTCGGCGACGAGGAGGAAGGCGCGGGCGACGAGAACGGGCACGGGGAGCAGCAGCCTCAACCGCCGGCGACGCCGCAACAGCAGCCGCCACAGCAGCGCGGGGCCGCCAAGGAGGCCGCGGGGAAGAGCAGCGGCCCCACCTCGCTGTTCGCGGTGACGGTGGCGCCGCCCGGGGCGAGGCAGGGCCAGCAGCAGGCGGGAGGTAAGAAGAAGGCGgaaggcggcggaggcggcggtcGCCCCGGGGCTCCGGCGGCGG GAGACGGCAAAACAGAGCAGAAGGGCGGAGATAAAAAGAGAGGGGTGAAAAGACCTCGAGAAGATCATGGCCGTGGATATTTTGAGTACATTGAAGAGAACAAGTATAGCAG AGCCAAATCTCCTCAGCCACCTGTTGAAGAAGAAGATGAGCACTTCGATGACACAGTGGTTTGTCTTGATACTT ATAATTgtgatctacattttaaaatatcaagagaCCGCCTCAGTGCTTCTTCCCTCACTATGgagagttttgcttttctttgggcTGGAGGAAGGGCATCTTATGGTGTGTCAAAAGGCAAAGTCTGTTTTGAGATGAAG GTTACAGAGAAGATCCCAGTAAGGCATTTATATACAAAAGATATTGACATACATGAAGTTCGGATTGGCTGGTCACTAACCACAAGTGGAATGTTGCTTG gtgAAGAAGAATTTTCTTATGGGTATTCtcttaaaggaataaaaacatgCAATTGTGAGACTGAAGATTATGGAGAGAAATTTGATGAAAATGATGTGATTACATGTTTTGCT AACTTTGAAAGTGATGAAGTAGAACTCTCCTATGCAAAGAATGGACAGGATCTTGGTGTTGCCTtcaaaatcagtaaggaaattCTTGCTGGAAGGCCACTCTTCCCGCATGTTCTCTGCCACAACTGTGCAGTTGAATTTAATTTTGGTCAGAAGGAAAAGCCATATTTTCCAATACCGGAAGATTATACTTTTATCCAGAATGTCCCCTTAGAGGATCGAGTTAGAGGACCAAAGGGGCCTGAAGAGAAGAAAGATTGTGag GTGGTTATGATGATTGGCTTGCCTGGAGCTGGGAAAACCACCTGGGTTACTAAACATGCAGCAGAAAATCCTGGTAAATACAACATTCTTGGAACAAACACCATAATGGATAAGATGATG gTGGCGGGGTTTAAGAAGCAGATGGCTGATACTGGAAAATTGAACACACTGTTGCAGAGAGCTCCCCAGTGTCTTGGGAAGTTTATTGAGATTGCTGCCCGCAAGAAACGAAATTTCATTCTGGATCAG ACAAATGTGTCTGCTGCTGCCCAGAGGAGAAAAATGTGCCTGTTTGCAGGCTTCCAACGAAAAGCTGTTGTAGTTTGCCCGAAAGATGAAGACTACAAGCAAAGAACGCAGAAGAAGGCAGAAGTAGAGGGCAAAGACCTACCAGAACACGCGGTCCTCAAAATGAAAG GAAACTTCACGCTGCCAGAGGTAGCCGAGTGCTTTGATGAAATAACCTATGTTGAACTGCAAAAGGAGGAAGCCCAGAAACTTTTGGAGCAATACAAGGAGGAAAGCAAAAAGGCTCTCCcaccagaaaagaaacagaacactGGTTCAAAGAAGAGCAATAAAAACAAGAGTGGCAAGAACCAGTTCAACAGGGGTGGCGGCCACAGAGGCCGTGGTGGCTTCAACATGCGCGGCGGCACCTTCCGAGGAGGAG CTCCTGGGAATCGTGGTGGATATAATAGGAGGGGCAACATGCCTCAGAGAGGTGGTGGCGGCGGTGGCAGTGGCGGGATTGGCTATCCGTACCCTCGGGGCCCTGTGTTTCCCAGCCGAGGAGGTTATTCAAACAGAGGGAACTACAACAGAGGTGGAATGCCTAACAGAGGGAACTACAACCAG AACTTCAGAGGACGAGGAAACAATCGTGGCTACAAAAATCAATCTCAGGGCTACAACCAGTGGCAGCAGGGT CAATTCTGGGGTCAGAAGCCATGGAGTCAGCATTATCACCAAGGATATTATTGA
- the LOC112648767 gene encoding cytochrome c oxidase assembly protein COX20, mitochondrial isoform X2: MAVTPEPGEPTKGKPFKLLGILDVENIPCARDSVLYGSLGSVVAGLGHFLLTSRIRRSCDVGVGGFILVTLGCWFHCRYNYAKLRIQERIARDGIKNKILYESTHLDPERKPTTDKNSS; encoded by the exons ATGGCCGTCACGCCGGAGCCCGGCGAGCCCACCAAGGGGAAG CCCTTTAAGCTCCTAGGAATTTTAGATGTTGAAAACATTCCCTGTGCACGGGATTCGGTATTGTATGGTTCGTTAGGATCGGTTGTGGCTGGCCTTGGACATTTTTTGCTAACTA GTAGGATTAGAAGATCATGTGACGTTGGAGTAGGAGGATTTATCTTGGTGACTTTAGGATGCTG GTTCCACTGTAGGTATAATTATGCAAAGCTCAGAATCCAGGAAAGAATTGCCAgagatggaattaaaaataagattttgtacGAAAGTACCCACCTTGATCCTGAAAGAAAACCAACCACTGACAAGAACAGCAGTTGA
- the LOC112648767 gene encoding cytochrome c oxidase assembly protein COX20, mitochondrial isoform X1: MKSLEAELNPPISKKVYNYIYNYKEHLPFKLLGILDVENIPCARDSVLYGSLGSVVAGLGHFLLTSRIRRSCDVGVGGFILVTLGCWFHCRYNYAKLRIQERIARDGIKNKILYESTHLDPERKPTTDKNSS, translated from the exons atgaaaagcctAGAAGCAGAATTAAATCCCCCAATCTCTAAGAAAGTCTACAACTACATCTACAACTATAAGGAGCACCTG CCCTTTAAGCTCCTAGGAATTTTAGATGTTGAAAACATTCCCTGTGCACGGGATTCGGTATTGTATGGTTCGTTAGGATCGGTTGTGGCTGGCCTTGGACATTTTTTGCTAACTA GTAGGATTAGAAGATCATGTGACGTTGGAGTAGGAGGATTTATCTTGGTGACTTTAGGATGCTG GTTCCACTGTAGGTATAATTATGCAAAGCTCAGAATCCAGGAAAGAATTGCCAgagatggaattaaaaataagattttgtacGAAAGTACCCACCTTGATCCTGAAAGAAAACCAACCACTGACAAGAACAGCAGTTGA